Proteins from a single region of Companilactobacillus farciminis KCTC 3681 = DSM 20184:
- the sdaAA gene encoding L-serine ammonia-lyase, iron-sulfur-dependent, subunit alpha — translation MFYTIKELVEKSAKYDSVADLMVQTEMENTNRSKEFIRSQMERNLEVMEQSIQEGVAGVKSVTGLTGGDAKLMNEYIQKGDFLSGEPILEAVRNAVAVNEVNAKMGLICATPTAGSAGVLAGVLVAVRDRLKMTRDQQVDFLFTAGAFGLVIANNSSIAGAEGGCQAEVGSAAAMASAALVCAKGGSAQQAAEAISITLQNMMGLVCDPVAGLVEVPCVKRNALGSSQAMISADMALAGIKSVIPVDEVVEAMHKVGQQMPSIFKETAEGGLATTPTALKLKKEIFGD, via the coding sequence ATGTTTTATACAATTAAAGAATTAGTTGAAAAGAGTGCCAAATACGATTCCGTTGCTGACTTGATGGTTCAAACCGAGATGGAGAATACTAACCGCAGTAAAGAATTCATCCGTTCACAAATGGAACGTAACTTGGAAGTCATGGAACAATCGATTCAAGAAGGTGTCGCTGGAGTTAAATCCGTTACTGGTTTGACTGGTGGGGATGCCAAATTGATGAACGAGTACATTCAAAAGGGCGACTTTTTAAGTGGTGAACCGATTTTAGAAGCAGTTAGAAATGCGGTTGCTGTCAATGAAGTCAATGCCAAAATGGGGCTAATCTGTGCCACGCCAACAGCCGGAAGTGCCGGAGTCTTAGCTGGTGTTTTGGTTGCAGTTAGAGACAGATTGAAAATGACTAGAGACCAACAAGTCGACTTCTTATTTACTGCTGGAGCTTTTGGATTGGTGATTGCTAATAATTCATCGATAGCCGGAGCTGAAGGTGGTTGCCAGGCAGAAGTTGGATCAGCTGCAGCGATGGCCTCAGCAGCTTTGGTTTGTGCTAAAGGTGGCAGTGCTCAACAAGCAGCTGAAGCAATTTCGATTACTTTGCAGAACATGATGGGATTAGTCTGTGACCCCGTGGCTGGACTAGTTGAAGTTCCTTGCGTTAAAAGAAATGCTCTAGGCTCTTCACAAGCAATGATTTCTGCAGATATGGCTCTAGCTGGCATCAAGAGTGTTATTCCAGTTGACGAAGTCGTTGAAGCGATGCACAAAGTTGGTCAACAAATGCCATCTATTTTCAAAGAGACAGCTGAAGGTGGCTTAGCTACTACACCAACTGCTTTAAAATTGAAAAAAGAGATTTTTGGTGATTAA
- a CDS encoding C69 family dipeptidase, with protein MKQHKHAACTSIMVGKKAAQDGSNFIARNEDNFVANWPKRFFVQPAVKNRHETYVSPYNKLTVELPEKAYRYTSSPDANQDEGWYEEDGINEKNVGMSATESVFANELVLAYDPLIPEGVAEDSMTTLVLPYIDSARQGVEYLGKLIEKYGSAEGNGVQFFDQDEIWYVELATGHHWVAIRIPDDSYAVAANQIGIEEIDFNDPDNFMWSKGIQEFVADNNLNPDFEGFNFRHIFGTDTKQDRHYNTPRVWYGQKMLNPSIEQDPESSDLPFLRKPEKKISVEDIQAVLASHYNETEFDPMGEGKNSKKYRAISLSRTANSHILQLPKSSKTNVGGIEWKALGIPSFSPYVPFFTNASDIDETYSYVPEKLDMKSAYWMYETLAMIVESHYTEFVEPNLDYQKKLAQWARRKVFDVEVAAASKSGEELTRFLTEQNHLIAEHFNEATKEHIADLITKGTELSKLTFKMDPNL; from the coding sequence ATGAAACAACATAAACATGCAGCCTGTACGTCAATTATGGTCGGTAAAAAGGCAGCTCAAGACGGTTCTAATTTTATAGCGAGAAATGAAGATAATTTTGTTGCCAATTGGCCTAAGAGATTTTTCGTTCAACCAGCAGTAAAGAATCGTCATGAGACTTATGTTTCTCCATACAATAAATTGACCGTTGAATTACCTGAAAAAGCTTATCGTTATACGAGTTCACCTGATGCTAATCAAGATGAAGGTTGGTATGAAGAAGATGGTATCAACGAAAAGAATGTGGGGATGAGTGCAACTGAGAGTGTATTCGCTAATGAATTGGTTTTAGCTTATGATCCTTTGATTCCTGAAGGGGTGGCTGAAGATTCAATGACGACATTAGTTTTGCCATACATTGATTCCGCTCGTCAAGGAGTTGAATATTTAGGTAAATTAATTGAAAAATACGGCTCAGCTGAAGGCAACGGCGTGCAATTCTTTGATCAAGATGAAATTTGGTACGTTGAATTAGCAACTGGTCATCATTGGGTAGCAATTAGGATTCCTGACGACAGTTATGCTGTAGCTGCTAACCAAATTGGAATTGAAGAAATTGACTTTAATGATCCTGATAATTTCATGTGGTCCAAGGGAATTCAAGAATTCGTTGCCGATAATAATTTGAATCCAGATTTTGAAGGCTTTAACTTCAGACATATTTTTGGAACTGATACTAAACAAGACCGTCATTACAACACGCCAAGAGTTTGGTACGGTCAAAAAATGCTCAATCCATCGATTGAACAAGATCCAGAGTCTTCAGATTTACCATTTTTGAGAAAACCAGAAAAAAAGATTTCAGTAGAAGATATTCAAGCAGTTTTAGCATCGCATTATAATGAAACTGAGTTCGACCCAATGGGTGAAGGCAAAAATAGTAAGAAGTACCGTGCAATTTCATTGTCCAGAACAGCTAATTCCCACATTTTACAACTGCCAAAATCTTCAAAAACTAATGTTGGTGGTATCGAATGGAAAGCTCTAGGAATTCCAAGTTTCAGTCCTTACGTGCCATTCTTTACTAATGCTAGTGATATTGACGAAACATATAGCTACGTGCCCGAGAAATTAGATATGAAGAGCGCATATTGGATGTATGAAACATTAGCCATGATAGTTGAAAGCCATTACACAGAGTTCGTAGAGCCTAATTTGGACTATCAAAAGAAATTAGCACAGTGGGCTAGAAGAAAGGTCTTTGATGTTGAAGTTGCGGCCGCTTCTAAATCAGGTGAAGAGTTGACTAGGTTCTTAACTGAACAAAATCATTTGATAGCTGAGCACTTTAATGAAGCTACTAAGGAACATATCGCTGATTTAATTACTAAAGGAACTGAATTAAGTAAGTTGACCTTTAAGATGGATCCAAATCTTTAA
- a CDS encoding ClbS/DfsB family four-helix bundle protein, translating to MKGSEGMQVYKNSQELIDQIRESYHKFIDEYEGISDDVADERIEQVDKTPREMLSYQLGWINMILSWEKAEASGENITTPTPGYKWDQMRQLYHDFNIKYGSNGLENEEEELSSVVDELVSWIENMSHDELFKPGERKWATTKAMWPVAKWIRINAVSPFNNYSRQVRKWKNFNLRRKNPVNS from the coding sequence ATGAAAGGTAGCGAAGGCATGCAGGTATATAAAAATTCACAAGAATTGATAGACCAGATTAGAGAGAGTTATCACAAGTTCATTGATGAATACGAGGGTATAAGTGACGATGTAGCTGATGAAAGAATCGAGCAAGTGGACAAGACTCCACGTGAAATGCTCTCTTATCAACTTGGCTGGATCAACATGATTTTGTCATGGGAGAAGGCTGAAGCCAGTGGTGAAAATATTACAACACCAACTCCTGGATACAAATGGGATCAAATGCGTCAGTTGTATCATGATTTTAATATCAAATACGGTTCAAACGGTTTGGAAAATGAGGAAGAGGAATTGAGTAGCGTGGTCGATGAATTAGTTTCATGGATCGAAAACATGTCTCATGACGAACTTTTCAAACCAGGAGAGCGCAAATGGGCTACAACCAAAGCAATGTGGCCAGTTGCAAAATGGATTAGAATCAACGCCGTTTCACCATTCAACAATTACAGCAGACAAGTGAGAAAATGGAAGAACTTTAATTTAAGAAGAAAGAATCCTGTTAACTCATAA
- a CDS encoding SLC13 family permease produces the protein MAVLKRVFSDRVLWIAGAAAILTSIFISPPQMMDINWKTLASLLSMMIIIQIYDYLDFLKYYAAYMTHKAKTTRQMIFMLASLSFFGAMFLTNDVTILTLVPLFYQLSKHIKVNPIFPVIIIAMAANLGSMFTPFGNTHNLFLLTHFDLGIKQFFIMSTPITIITFIAIFLVTRLFPQDPIELTELPAVELNIPSLSLTVAVTVVIFLGIFSVIPMWGSLIAALLLVIFINPRILASVDYSIVLIFMCFFIAVGNINREPAIVNNLHQFLQTRTSTYLTSIITSQFISNVPTTILVSKFSKYVHAIFLGTNIGGLGTVVGSLANLLAFKQYRFFFKKNPGKYLMYFTIINFAMLLIIGTIGFFLIDFGLPAK, from the coding sequence ATGGCCGTATTAAAACGTGTATTTTCAGATAGAGTGTTGTGGATAGCTGGGGCAGCAGCGATTTTAACATCTATCTTCATCAGTCCACCACAGATGATGGACATCAATTGGAAGACACTTGCATCACTACTATCTATGATGATTATAATCCAAATCTATGATTATTTGGACTTTCTAAAATATTACGCGGCGTATATGACACACAAAGCCAAAACGACGCGACAGATGATATTTATGTTAGCTTCTCTATCTTTTTTTGGAGCTATGTTCTTAACAAACGATGTTACAATTCTAACTTTGGTTCCTTTATTTTACCAGTTATCTAAGCATATAAAAGTTAACCCAATTTTTCCAGTCATTATTATAGCAATGGCTGCTAATCTTGGAAGTATGTTTACACCATTTGGTAATACTCACAACTTATTTCTGTTGACACATTTTGATTTAGGCATTAAACAATTCTTCATTATGTCGACTCCAATAACGATCATTACTTTCATTGCAATTTTTCTAGTCACTCGCCTTTTTCCACAAGATCCGATTGAACTAACTGAATTGCCAGCCGTCGAACTAAACATTCCAAGTTTATCTTTGACTGTCGCTGTAACAGTAGTAATCTTCTTGGGAATCTTTTCTGTTATCCCAATGTGGGGATCATTGATTGCGGCTTTACTTTTAGTAATATTCATCAATCCGCGTATTCTAGCATCCGTTGATTATTCAATTGTATTGATATTCATGTGTTTCTTCATTGCCGTTGGTAATATCAACCGTGAACCAGCAATTGTTAATAATCTACACCAATTTTTACAAACAAGAACTAGTACATACTTAACATCGATCATAACAAGTCAATTTATTAGTAATGTTCCAACCACAATTTTAGTTTCTAAATTCTCCAAATATGTTCATGCTATTTTCTTAGGTACGAATATTGGTGGTTTGGGAACCGTCGTTGGTTCACTTGCTAACTTATTAGCTTTCAAACAATATAGATTTTTCTTTAAGAAGAATCCTGGTAAATACCTCATGTACTTTACAATTATCAACTTCGCAATGTTGCTAATTATCGGTACGATCGGTTTCTTCTTAATCGACTTTGGTTTACCAGCTAAATAA
- a CDS encoding DUF6095 family protein: MQIILSILMFIIGIAIMTISFKAKKESVYYLTLSIGVAIFFAAIFVIFPK; the protein is encoded by the coding sequence ATGCAAATAATTTTATCGATTTTAATGTTTATCATTGGAATTGCCATAATGACAATATCTTTCAAAGCAAAAAAGGAATCGGTATATTACCTGACTTTGTCGATTGGAGTTGCAATTTTCTTTGCTGCAATTTTCGTTATCTTTCCAAAATAA
- a CDS encoding Dyp-type peroxidase → MTVDIKKAQDVYKDAGETVIFTTLMLNRKDLKTEKDAIEEFSDMSNSIINSMRIRDPEAQAHIAWGFGSDAWDYLFPNAPKPKELENFKEIKGPKYTAVSTPGDIFIHVRATKMAVCYELMDQFMGILRPITSVEDETHGFRYIEGRAIIGFIDGTENPAGVESMDYTLIDDDPEFNNGSYAFAQKYIHNMEAWKSLKTEDQEKAIGRHKFSDRELADDEKLPNAHNVASKDEEGGVEHKIVRMNVPFSDPAKDITGTYFIGYSKDFAVTNRMLTNMFTKSDRLLDFSTPITGNLFFIPSKTTLEKIADGEY, encoded by the coding sequence ATGACAGTTGATATAAAAAAAGCTCAAGATGTGTACAAAGATGCCGGCGAGACCGTTATTTTCACGACCTTGATGCTTAATCGCAAAGATTTGAAGACCGAAAAGGATGCCATTGAAGAATTTTCTGATATGTCCAATTCAATTATTAATAGTATGAGAATTCGTGACCCTGAAGCTCAAGCTCACATTGCTTGGGGATTTGGATCAGATGCTTGGGATTATCTTTTCCCAAATGCTCCAAAGCCAAAAGAATTAGAGAACTTTAAGGAAATAAAAGGTCCAAAATATACTGCTGTTTCAACACCTGGTGACATTTTTATCCACGTTCGTGCTACTAAAATGGCAGTTTGCTACGAATTAATGGATCAATTCATGGGCATTTTACGTCCTATCACTTCAGTAGAAGACGAAACTCATGGTTTCAGATACATCGAAGGTCGAGCTATCATTGGTTTCATCGATGGTACAGAAAATCCGGCCGGCGTTGAATCGATGGATTATACTTTGATCGACGATGACCCTGAATTTAACAATGGTTCATATGCTTTTGCTCAAAAATATATTCACAACATGGAAGCCTGGAAGAGCCTCAAGACTGAAGACCAAGAAAAAGCTATCGGACGTCACAAGTTCTCTGATCGTGAATTAGCTGATGACGAAAAATTGCCTAACGCACACAACGTGGCTTCAAAAGATGAAGAAGGTGGCGTTGAACATAAGATTGTTAGAATGAACGTGCCTTTCTCTGATCCTGCTAAAGATATCACTGGGACTTATTTCATCGGTTACTCCAAAGATTTTGCTGTAACTAATAGAATGTTGACGAATATGTTTACTAAGAGTGATCGATTACTTGATTTCAGTACTCCAATCACTGGTAATCTATTCTTCATTCCTTCTAAGACAACTCTAGAAAAAATTGCCGACGGTGAATATTAA